One segment of Paenibacillus rhizovicinus DNA contains the following:
- a CDS encoding RNA polymerase sigma factor codes for MLFHVLTCLCVYVLTGRPPIFASSTSPSFFSSFFSFLRPLLVLPINPFNKNLQGIFHDRRLTIWRLQGGSVLKEAKWIDDVLSGRHESYAYLVSEYQSNVFHVCLRVTRDEESAKELAHVVLTKAFYALSSYRKDAAFGTWLYRIAVRTCLDWKKANQREWKHRVADADPASDSVNEETPEKLLLDKEMRSELMQLVRELKEPYKSVVYLYFFRGLSYREIAERTGAAAKTIESQLYRAKQILRKKKERFR; via the coding sequence GTGCTTTTTCACGTGCTTACGTGCTTATGTGTTTACGTGCTTACAGGGCGTCCGCCTATTTTCGCCTCCTCCACCTCTCCCTCCTTCTTCTCTTCCTTCTTCTCCTTCTTACGCCCGCTTCTTGTTTTACCGATAAACCCCTTTAATAAAAACTTGCAGGGTATATTTCATGACCGTCGTCTAACGATATGGAGACTGCAAGGGGGGAGTGTTCTGAAGGAAGCAAAATGGATTGATGATGTACTTTCCGGCAGGCATGAATCCTATGCTTACCTTGTCAGTGAATACCAGAGCAACGTTTTTCATGTATGTCTGAGGGTAACCAGAGATGAAGAATCGGCTAAAGAGCTGGCCCATGTCGTATTGACCAAAGCGTTCTACGCCTTGTCCTCCTATAGGAAGGATGCGGCATTCGGAACGTGGTTGTATCGTATCGCGGTTCGGACGTGCTTGGACTGGAAGAAGGCGAATCAGCGCGAATGGAAGCACCGTGTCGCAGACGCCGATCCGGCATCGGATTCCGTAAACGAAGAGACGCCCGAGAAACTCCTCTTGGACAAGGAGATGAGATCGGAACTGATGCAGCTCGTACGAGAGCTGAAGGAACCTTATAAGTCTGTCGTCTATTTGTACTTTTTCCGCGGACTGTCCTATAGAGAAATCGCCGAACGGACGGGGGCGGCAGCAAAAACGATCGAATCCCAGTTGTACCGGGCCAAACAAATTCTTCGCAAGAAAAAGGAGCGATTCCGATGA
- a CDS encoding zf-HC2 domain-containing protein yields MKCDSVQMNIASYADRSLHPINMEEIKAHLEECEACRAWYQDVLELERIWNDPALPALEEDLTPAVMAMINRRPSPYRPHNRFNPLLKMALASACALLVFIYNGAEFFDAAVSHIGMINEQFAQSISAMLHSVSGNS; encoded by the coding sequence ATGAAATGCGATTCCGTACAGATGAACATCGCATCGTATGCAGATCGATCGTTACATCCGATCAATATGGAGGAAATCAAAGCGCATTTAGAGGAATGCGAAGCGTGCAGAGCATGGTATCAGGATGTGCTGGAACTGGAACGCATATGGAACGACCCTGCTCTTCCGGCACTTGAAGAAGATTTGACTCCTGCTGTCATGGCGATGATCAATCGTAGACCCAGTCCCTATCGGCCGCATAATCGCTTCAATCCATTGTTGAAGATGGCCTTGGCATCCGCCTGCGCGCTGCTTGTGTTCATCTACAATGGAGCGGAATTTTTCGATGCTGCCGTATCCCATATCGGAATGATTAACGAACAATTCGCGCAATCGATATCCGCGATGCTGCACAGCGTATCAGGCAACTCGTAA
- a CDS encoding cbb3-type cytochrome c oxidase subunit I has translation MIDRLTDFVSWFFVTGDPLIYGADVAIVLTTAAIVFVLTYFEKWGWLWREWLTTVDHKRVGIMYIIASLLMLFRGGVDALLMRTQLAFPDLKFLSPEHYNEVFTTHGVIMILFMAMPLMFGLFNIAVPLQLGARDVAFPFLNSLSFWLFFIGAMLFNMSFVIGGSANAGWLSYPPLSEMTGSPGVGEDFYIWGVQISGIGSLMTGINFIVTIVKMRAPGMTWSRVPIFTWSVLSSCIAIIVAFPVLTVTLALLFLDRFLGAHFFTMDGGGNAMMYVNLIWMWGHPEVYIVVLPAFGIFSEVVATFSRKRLFGYGSMVFAMLSISLMAYFTWLHHFFTMGSGANVNIFFAISTMIIAIPTGVKIFNWLFTMFRGRISFQTPMLWTVAFIPCFIVGGMTGVMLSVAPADFQFHNSYFLIAHFHQVLIGGVAFGYFAGLYYWWPKMFGFKLNETIGKWAFWIWNIGFYVCFMPQYVVGLDGMTRRLNSYSWDSGWWALNFTSTIGGFLMGIGFLFQVWQIAHSIKFMEKDTTGDPWGARTLEWSIPSPAPLYNFATTPLVTDRDDWWEEKERIAAGKMPKAKPELEPIHMPKNSPIPFIQSICWFTVGFGLVFHWLWIAIPGFIGIAVTMLVHSFNYDTDYYIPVDEIQRTEAKAGRGA, from the coding sequence GTGATTGACCGACTAACAGATTTCGTTTCGTGGTTCTTTGTCACGGGCGATCCGTTGATATACGGAGCGGACGTGGCAATCGTGCTGACGACGGCGGCAATCGTCTTCGTGCTCACCTATTTCGAGAAATGGGGCTGGCTGTGGCGCGAATGGTTGACGACCGTCGATCATAAGCGCGTAGGGATCATGTACATCATCGCTTCGCTCCTGATGCTGTTCCGCGGCGGCGTCGATGCGCTGCTGATGCGGACGCAGCTCGCTTTTCCCGATTTGAAGTTTTTATCGCCCGAGCATTATAACGAGGTGTTCACGACGCATGGCGTCATCATGATCCTATTCATGGCGATGCCGCTCATGTTCGGCTTGTTCAACATCGCCGTTCCGCTTCAGCTCGGCGCTCGCGACGTCGCGTTCCCGTTCCTGAACTCGCTCAGCTTCTGGCTGTTCTTCATCGGCGCGATGCTGTTCAACATGTCCTTCGTCATCGGCGGCTCGGCGAATGCCGGCTGGCTGTCGTATCCGCCGCTCTCGGAGATGACGGGCAGCCCGGGCGTAGGCGAAGACTTCTACATCTGGGGCGTTCAAATTTCCGGGATCGGGTCGCTGATGACAGGCATTAACTTCATCGTCACCATTGTCAAAATGCGCGCCCCCGGTATGACCTGGTCGAGGGTGCCGATATTCACATGGTCGGTGCTCTCCAGCTGCATCGCGATCATCGTCGCATTCCCCGTGCTGACGGTCACGCTGGCCCTGCTTTTCCTTGACCGCTTCCTTGGCGCGCATTTCTTCACGATGGACGGCGGCGGCAATGCCATGATGTACGTCAACCTCATCTGGATGTGGGGACATCCCGAGGTCTATATCGTCGTTCTGCCGGCCTTCGGCATCTTCTCGGAGGTCGTTGCGACGTTCTCGCGGAAGCGCTTGTTCGGCTACGGCTCCATGGTGTTCGCGATGCTGAGCATTAGTCTGATGGCGTATTTCACCTGGCTCCATCATTTCTTCACGATGGGATCGGGCGCGAACGTCAACATCTTCTTCGCGATTTCGACGATGATCATCGCGATTCCGACCGGCGTGAAAATTTTCAACTGGCTGTTCACGATGTTCCGCGGCAGGATATCGTTCCAAACGCCGATGCTGTGGACGGTCGCCTTCATCCCGTGCTTCATCGTCGGCGGCATGACCGGCGTCATGCTCTCGGTAGCGCCCGCGGATTTCCAGTTCCATAACAGTTATTTCCTTATCGCGCATTTCCATCAAGTGCTCATCGGAGGGGTAGCCTTCGGTTACTTCGCGGGCTTGTACTATTGGTGGCCGAAGATGTTCGGCTTCAAGCTGAACGAAACGATCGGCAAATGGGCGTTCTGGATTTGGAACATCGGATTCTATGTCTGCTTTATGCCCCAGTATGTCGTCGGCCTCGACGGCATGACGCGCCGGCTTAATTCGTACAGCTGGGACTCGGGCTGGTGGGCGCTCAATTTCACGTCGACCATCGGCGGCTTTCTCATGGGCATCGGGTTCCTGTTCCAGGTATGGCAGATCGCGCACAGCATCAAGTTCATGGAGAAGGACACGACCGGAGATCCATGGGGAGCGCGCACGCTGGAATGGTCGATCCCGTCGCCGGCGCCGCTCTATAATTTCGCGACTACGCCTCTCGTTACGGATCGCGACGATTGGTGGGAGGAGAAGGAACGGATCGCCGCAGGGAAGATGCCCAAGGCGAAGCCGGAGCTCGAGCCGATTCATATGCCGAAGAACTCGCCGATTCCTTTCATACAGTCCATTTGCTGGTTTACGGTCGGCTTCGGCCTTGTCTTTCACTGGCTCTGGATCGCGATTCCCGGCTTCATCGGCATTGCCGTAACCATGCTGGTCCACTCGTTCAACTACGATACCGACTACTATATTCCGGTTGATGAGATTCAACGTACGGAAGCAAAAGCAGGGAGGGGTGCCTGA
- a CDS encoding MMPL family transporter, giving the protein MAKYLYRLGLWSARRARFIIGLWTVILVAAICLGTIFAGPVSESLSIPGTDSQKALDLLSKEFPQANGGDVRLIFAMPEGKQLTDQTTQQAVAKMLDEAAKDKAIISIVSPYESGALSADKRIGYADITYQAAAEEVSAASKTHLLQSLALTRDVGIQTEVGGSVDVIEQSGAGASEVVGILIAFLILVVTFRSVRVAGLPIISALVGVGIGVMGVNYGANFFDINSDGTILALMLGLAVGIDYSLFIISRHRQQLESGMEIKASIALATATAGSAVIFAGLTVMIALASFTVVNIPYFSVMGLAASFTVFISVLIAITLIPAILSLAGNRVGSRRRNNRKPHTRKSKPFAYRWGQFIAKFPIPILVAGIIGLSALALPALNMKLGLPDDGMSPTDTSVRRGYDLLSEGFGPGFNGPLAIAIRSTSGEQVKEAASKIAGDLGTMDNVAAVSPPMLNEAGNLAIVSVTPTTGPNDDHTHDLVKSIRERGKQLASQAPIQVMVTGATAINIDMSEHMSEAFPLFGSIIIGLAFILLLLVFRSVLVPVKAVLGFLLSLLASLGVVVSVFQYGHLANLFDVAAEGPIVNFLPMLLTGVLFGLAMDYEVFLVSRMREEYTRTGQARPSVVSGLGHSGRVVTAAGLIMIFVFGGFILAPDPTIKAIGLSLTLGVLIDAFVVRMTLVPAIMTLLGRSSWHLPQWLKRILPNVDIEGASILNELESQQD; this is encoded by the coding sequence ATGGCAAAATATTTATATCGGCTGGGCCTCTGGTCCGCACGGCGAGCCCGTTTCATCATCGGATTATGGACCGTCATTCTCGTCGCGGCCATCTGCTTAGGCACGATATTTGCAGGTCCGGTCAGCGAATCCCTCTCCATTCCGGGAACGGACTCCCAGAAGGCACTAGACTTATTAAGCAAAGAGTTTCCGCAGGCGAACGGCGGCGACGTCCGACTTATCTTCGCCATGCCTGAGGGCAAGCAATTAACAGACCAGACAACGCAGCAGGCTGTTGCCAAGATGCTGGATGAAGCAGCCAAGGATAAAGCGATTATCAGCATCGTGAGTCCCTACGAGTCCGGGGCATTAAGCGCAGACAAACGAATCGGGTACGCCGATATCACCTACCAAGCTGCCGCGGAAGAAGTGTCTGCAGCTTCCAAAACCCATCTTCTTCAAAGTCTGGCACTCACTCGCGATGTTGGTATTCAAACCGAGGTAGGGGGTTCTGTCGACGTTATTGAACAGTCGGGCGCTGGCGCTTCTGAAGTAGTTGGCATTCTAATCGCCTTCCTGATCCTCGTCGTTACGTTCCGCTCTGTCCGCGTGGCGGGGCTGCCGATTATATCGGCGCTCGTCGGCGTTGGCATCGGCGTCATGGGCGTTAATTATGGCGCCAACTTCTTTGACATCAATTCCGATGGCACGATACTAGCCTTGATGCTAGGTTTGGCCGTTGGTATCGACTACTCGCTCTTTATTATTTCTCGTCATCGCCAGCAGCTGGAGAGCGGCATGGAAATCAAGGCATCCATCGCGCTTGCGACAGCGACCGCAGGAAGCGCCGTTATTTTTGCAGGCCTAACGGTCATGATCGCACTTGCTTCCTTCACGGTCGTCAACATTCCCTACTTTAGCGTCATGGGCTTGGCCGCATCGTTCACCGTGTTCATCTCGGTGCTGATTGCCATCACGTTAATTCCGGCCATCTTGTCGCTCGCCGGCAATCGCGTAGGCTCACGACGCCGCAACAACCGCAAGCCGCATACCCGGAAGAGCAAACCGTTCGCCTATCGCTGGGGACAATTCATAGCGAAGTTTCCGATCCCGATTCTCGTCGCCGGCATCATCGGGCTTAGCGCGCTTGCATTGCCTGCGCTAAACATGAAGCTCGGCTTGCCGGACGACGGCATGAGCCCGACCGATACTTCCGTACGACGCGGTTACGATCTGTTGTCCGAAGGCTTCGGCCCCGGATTCAACGGCCCGCTGGCCATTGCCATTCGATCCACGAGCGGGGAACAGGTGAAAGAAGCCGCCTCTAAGATTGCGGGCGACCTTGGGACGATGGACAACGTCGCTGCCGTTTCACCGCCCATGCTTAACGAAGCCGGTAACTTGGCTATCGTCAGCGTGACGCCGACGACGGGACCTAATGATGATCACACGCACGACTTGGTGAAATCGATAAGGGAACGCGGCAAACAGCTCGCATCCCAAGCTCCGATCCAAGTGATGGTAACAGGCGCTACCGCCATTAATATCGACATGTCCGAACATATGAGCGAAGCCTTCCCGCTCTTCGGATCGATCATCATCGGACTCGCGTTCATCTTGCTGCTGCTCGTATTCCGCTCGGTACTCGTGCCTGTTAAAGCGGTTCTCGGCTTCTTGCTGTCGCTGCTCGCGTCACTAGGCGTTGTTGTCTCGGTCTTCCAATACGGCCACTTGGCCAACTTGTTCGACGTTGCAGCCGAAGGCCCCATCGTAAACTTCCTGCCTATGCTGCTTACCGGCGTTCTGTTCGGACTTGCGATGGATTACGAGGTCTTCCTCGTCTCGCGAATGCGGGAAGAATATACGCGCACCGGCCAAGCGCGGCCATCGGTCGTGTCGGGACTCGGCCATAGCGGACGGGTCGTAACCGCAGCGGGACTCATCATGATCTTTGTTTTCGGCGGCTTTATTTTAGCGCCGGATCCGACAATCAAAGCGATCGGACTATCGCTCACGTTAGGCGTACTCATTGATGCTTTCGTTGTACGAATGACGCTCGTTCCGGCAATTATGACCTTATTAGGCCGATCATCTTGGCATTTGCCGCAATGGCTGAAGCGTATCTTACCAAACGTAGACATCGAAGGGGCGTCAATCCTTAACGAATTGGAATCACAGCAAGACTAA
- a CDS encoding helix-turn-helix domain-containing protein: MEKRVQDLFYGTLGAGASKIYEALLPSYRWISVCSISRQDNLHWDNKHRASAGSLLEEVLSSLGSVVLVDDLLMTAVVFSNQVSVPPVEQKMLEAEKRLQKNVDPNLRLGFGGIASDLREVGSMYEQSLMAFSADSMDTTSGSRTIEFVNRTIRLAMNRLETEYANKDFSLGLLAESLDVSPNYLSALFTTETGMTFTQHLARIRMEHAKRLLNETGLKIYQICKEVGYSDQAYFSRLFKSAEGRSPFDYRKHSRIPGGNN; the protein is encoded by the coding sequence ATGGAAAAACGTGTTCAGGATCTGTTCTACGGAACGCTTGGCGCGGGGGCGTCCAAAATCTACGAAGCGCTGCTCCCATCGTATCGCTGGATCAGCGTCTGTTCGATCTCCAGGCAGGATAACCTTCACTGGGATAATAAGCATCGGGCTTCCGCCGGGTCACTGTTGGAGGAAGTCTTGTCCTCCTTGGGCTCGGTCGTGCTTGTCGATGATTTATTGATGACGGCCGTCGTGTTCTCCAACCAAGTATCGGTCCCGCCTGTCGAGCAGAAGATGTTGGAAGCGGAGAAGCGTCTGCAAAAGAACGTGGACCCTAATCTCCGTTTGGGCTTCGGCGGCATAGCCTCGGACTTGCGAGAGGTCGGCTCCATGTACGAGCAGAGCCTGATGGCGTTCTCGGCCGATTCCATGGATACGACTTCGGGATCTCGAACGATCGAGTTCGTGAATCGCACTATACGGCTCGCGATGAACCGGCTCGAAACCGAGTACGCGAACAAGGATTTCTCGCTGGGCTTGCTGGCCGAGTCGCTCGATGTCTCTCCCAATTATTTAAGCGCGTTGTTCACGACGGAGACAGGCATGACCTTCACGCAGCATCTGGCCCGAATTCGGATGGAGCACGCGAAACGGCTCTTGAACGAAACGGGGTTGAAAATTTACCAAATATGCAAAGAGGTCGGGTATTCGGATCAAGCCTACTTCAGTCGGCTCTTTAAATCAGCGGAAGGAAGGAGTCCTTTCGATTACCGAAAGCATTCTAGAATTCCGGGGGGCAACAACTAA
- the cyoD gene encoding cytochrome o ubiquinol oxidase subunit IV codes for MAQNNAIGHGDRGGHAGHHGSLGEYVLGFALSIILTIIPILAVLNGWFGSTATIIVLLATAVLQFAVQLLFFMHLREEEGPRYNLLTLVLGLIIVIVVIYGSIWIMDHNAMY; via the coding sequence ATGGCGCAAAATAACGCCATCGGACACGGAGACCGCGGCGGCCATGCCGGACACCACGGCTCGCTCGGGGAATACGTGCTCGGGTTTGCGCTCTCGATCATCCTGACGATCATTCCGATCCTTGCCGTGCTGAACGGCTGGTTCGGGTCAACGGCGACGATCATCGTGCTGCTGGCCACGGCGGTCCTGCAGTTCGCGGTGCAGCTGCTGTTCTTCATGCACTTGCGGGAAGAGGAAGGGCCTCGATATAACCTGCTGACGCTCGTTCTCGGCTTGATCATCGTGATCGTCGTCATCTATGGTTCGATTTGGATCATGGACCATAATGCGATGTATTAG
- a CDS encoding PAS domain S-box protein — MYRVNLDQNSFTGQVFKYASFGIALLAPDGLILTVNDAFERFLGYSKHELEGMRFGDFSLSDDPVACIDDVRNLMSDTNEAEMEKRYVRRDGAVIWGYLSIRLFRNDEGDALYYIAQIMDISKQKESERRLQETVERYTSLKKYNHDAVISFDLQGNIINANAVAEKMTGYGIEADLIGMALANLIGQANVDRILAKALHDDTVELEIDAVVTKSGETIEVLTSIAPIFVHKQNIGFYLICKDISEQKKLVYAKESAEATNKAKSEFLAMMSHEIRTPMNGVIGMTDLLLDSDLDEEHKAYVEIIRKSGEALLSIINDILDLSKIEAGVTELQEATFDLRLCFKDSLSVVSSMAEDKNLELSYTINHDVPEYISGDVERLRQVLLNLLSNAVKFTSSGKVAVIVKKTAGQHPLLAFTVTDTGIGIPQARLEEIFEPFAQLDSFMSRKHEGTGLGLSISRKIVGMMGGEIWAESDGMSGSALHFTIQYHEATFDSADSLPATPAIAGRANILIAEDDAINTLVLQKMLEKMGHRVSVAVNGEEVIEAALREPYDLIFMDVHMPIVNGLEATRTIKERLSPDKCPRIVAVTANALKGDREDCLAAGMDDYITKPINARVLEMFFRNLV; from the coding sequence ATGTATCGCGTCAATCTTGATCAGAATTCATTTACCGGGCAAGTATTCAAGTATGCTTCCTTCGGCATCGCATTGTTGGCTCCCGATGGATTGATTCTCACCGTTAACGATGCGTTCGAACGGTTTTTAGGCTATAGCAAGCACGAATTGGAAGGCATGCGCTTCGGGGACTTCTCGCTTTCGGACGATCCGGTCGCCTGCATCGACGACGTCAGGAATCTCATGAGCGACACGAACGAAGCGGAGATGGAGAAGCGCTACGTCAGGCGAGACGGCGCGGTGATCTGGGGCTATCTATCGATTCGGTTATTCCGTAACGACGAGGGAGATGCGCTTTACTACATTGCGCAAATCATGGATATTTCCAAACAGAAGGAATCCGAGCGGCGGCTGCAAGAAACCGTAGAACGGTATACATCGCTGAAAAAGTATAACCACGATGCCGTCATTTCGTTTGATCTGCAAGGAAACATCATTAATGCAAACGCGGTCGCCGAGAAAATGACCGGCTACGGCATCGAGGCGGATTTGATCGGGATGGCGCTTGCCAATCTCATCGGGCAGGCTAATGTGGATCGCATCCTGGCAAAAGCGCTGCATGACGATACGGTCGAACTGGAGATCGACGCCGTCGTCACCAAGAGCGGCGAAACGATCGAAGTGCTCACCAGCATCGCTCCGATCTTTGTCCATAAGCAGAATATCGGCTTCTATCTCATCTGCAAGGACATTTCGGAGCAAAAAAAACTGGTGTACGCCAAAGAGTCGGCAGAGGCGACGAACAAAGCCAAAAGCGAGTTTCTGGCCATGATGAGCCACGAAATCCGAACGCCGATGAACGGCGTGATCGGCATGACCGATCTCCTGCTCGATTCGGATTTGGATGAGGAACATAAGGCTTACGTGGAGATTATCCGCAAGAGCGGGGAGGCGCTGCTGTCCATTATCAATGATATTCTCGACCTGTCGAAGATCGAAGCGGGCGTAACCGAATTGCAGGAAGCGACGTTCGACCTGCGGTTATGCTTCAAAGACAGCCTGTCCGTCGTTTCTTCGATGGCGGAGGACAAGAATCTGGAGCTGTCCTATACGATTAATCACGACGTGCCCGAATATATCTCCGGCGATGTCGAACGGCTGAGACAGGTGCTGCTTAATTTGCTCAGCAATGCCGTCAAGTTTACGTCGAGCGGGAAGGTCGCGGTAATCGTCAAGAAGACAGCGGGACAACATCCGTTGCTGGCGTTTACCGTTACGGATACGGGAATCGGCATTCCGCAAGCCCGGCTCGAGGAAATTTTCGAGCCGTTCGCTCAGCTTGACAGTTTTATGTCGCGAAAGCACGAAGGGACGGGGCTGGGTTTATCCATTAGCAGAAAAATTGTCGGGATGATGGGCGGGGAAATATGGGCCGAAAGCGACGGGATGTCCGGATCGGCTCTTCACTTCACGATTCAGTATCATGAAGCGACGTTCGATTCCGCGGATTCGCTGCCGGCTACCCCTGCTATCGCGGGCCGGGCAAATATTCTAATAGCGGAAGACGATGCGATCAATACATTGGTGCTGCAGAAAATGCTGGAGAAAATGGGACATCGGGTATCGGTGGCCGTGAACGGCGAGGAAGTGATCGAAGCCGCCCTTCGGGAACCGTACGATTTGATATTCATGGATGTCCACATGCCCATTGTGAATGGATTGGAAGCAACGCGAACCATCAAGGAACGGTTGTCGCCGGACAAGTGTCCGCGAATCGTAGCCGTGACCGCTAATGCGTTGAAAGGGGATCGGGAGGATTGCTTGGCGGCAGGCATGGACGATTACATCACCAAGCCTATCAATGCCCGAGTCCTGGAGATGTTTTTTCGCAATCTTGTCTAG
- the cyoC gene encoding cytochrome o ubiquinol oxidase subunit III, translated as MAHAHHHSMAHDGGHDGHHDLEELRKFGFWIFLITDLILFSTLFATYLVLHENTAGGPAAKDIFEMPGVIAETFILLTSSFTSGLAVLAMNAGNRKGLLGWLIVTVLLGACFIVLEVTEFLKLVDEGHTIHSSAFLSGFFTLVGTHGAHVSLGICWITALIIQLSKHGITPVTRRKVHITSLYWHFLDAVWIFVFTFVYLMGVM; from the coding sequence ATGGCGCACGCTCATCATCATTCTATGGCGCACGACGGCGGCCATGATGGCCATCATGATTTGGAGGAGCTTCGGAAATTCGGTTTCTGGATCTTCCTCATCACCGACTTGATCTTGTTCTCTACGCTGTTCGCCACGTATCTCGTGCTTCACGAGAATACGGCAGGCGGACCCGCGGCCAAAGATATTTTCGAAATGCCAGGCGTCATCGCCGAAACGTTCATTCTGCTGACGAGCAGCTTTACCAGCGGTCTGGCGGTGCTGGCTATGAATGCGGGAAACCGGAAAGGACTGTTAGGCTGGCTGATCGTGACGGTCCTGCTCGGCGCCTGCTTCATCGTATTGGAAGTGACGGAGTTCCTGAAGCTCGTCGACGAGGGTCATACGATCCATTCCAGCGCGTTCCTATCCGGCTTCTTCACGCTTGTCGGCACGCACGGGGCGCACGTCTCGCTGGGGATCTGCTGGATTACCGCGCTGATCATCCAGCTGTCCAAGCATGGAATTACGCCGGTCACGCGGCGCAAAGTACATATTACCAGCCTGTATTGGCACTTCCTGGACGCCGTGTGGATCTTCGTGTTTACATTCGTTTATTTGATGGGGGTGATGTGA
- the cyoA gene encoding ubiquinol oxidase subunit II — MRISKLRRLFAMGAVMIGIMLLGTGCKSMIVFDPKGPVGLQQRDLIYITMLLCLIILVPVLLITAWIVWRYRDKKDNDAPYQPVWSHSTKLEIVWWSIPIAVILILAIVTAHYTYALDPAKPLESDKKTITIQATSLDWKWLFQYPEQGIATVNYLVIPEKTPVKFELTSDGPMNSFWVPQLGGMIYTMSGMATTLHLQADEPGNYMGTGANFTGRDFAKMAFTAKAVSQTDFDRWVTEAKAGGNALSEDGYQMLAQPGTAGRLTFASIPSGLFERIVHEYSMSRGAPPGYTLKAKTLSEEKESAHTEESEGGQLPPGNNAQKDAPDVRGFGQSGHPLDHRHMNHGK, encoded by the coding sequence ATGCGTATTTCAAAGCTGCGGCGGCTGTTTGCCATGGGCGCCGTCATGATAGGCATCATGCTGCTTGGAACGGGCTGCAAGTCGATGATTGTCTTCGATCCGAAGGGACCGGTCGGCCTTCAGCAGCGTGACCTGATCTATATCACCATGCTGCTATGCCTCATTATCTTGGTTCCGGTGCTCCTTATTACGGCCTGGATCGTATGGCGCTACCGCGACAAGAAGGACAACGATGCTCCCTACCAGCCCGTATGGTCCCACAGCACCAAACTGGAGATCGTCTGGTGGAGCATCCCGATCGCCGTCATCCTGATCTTGGCCATCGTGACGGCGCATTACACGTACGCGCTTGACCCGGCCAAGCCGCTCGAGTCCGACAAGAAGACGATCACGATTCAGGCAACGTCGCTGGACTGGAAATGGCTGTTCCAGTATCCGGAGCAAGGAATCGCAACCGTGAACTATCTGGTCATTCCCGAGAAGACGCCGGTGAAGTTCGAACTTACGTCGGACGGTCCGATGAACTCGTTCTGGGTGCCGCAGCTCGGCGGGATGATCTATACGATGTCCGGCATGGCGACGACGCTGCACCTGCAAGCCGATGAACCCGGCAATTACATGGGGACCGGCGCTAATTTCACGGGCCGCGATTTCGCCAAAATGGCGTTCACGGCCAAAGCCGTTTCGCAGACGGATTTCGACCGGTGGGTAACCGAAGCGAAGGCCGGCGGGAACGCGTTATCCGAAGACGGATATCAAATGCTTGCACAGCCCGGGACCGCCGGCCGGTTGACGTTCGCTTCCATCCCTTCCGGCTTGTTCGAGCGAATCGTCCATGAATACTCCATGAGCCGCGGAGCGCCTCCGGGCTATACGCTGAAGGCGAAAACGCTCAGCGAAGAGAAGGAATCCGCGCATACGGAAGAGTCGGAAGGCGGCCAATTGCCGCCAGGCAATAACGCGCAGAAAGATGCCCCCGACGTAAGGGGCTTCGGGCAATCCGGTCATCCGTTGGACCACCGGCACATGAATCATGGCAAATGA